The DNA region CAGCAATAATATTTTTGATTCCTGGAATTGCTTTTCCTTTAATTTCTGGCTTTTCAGGAGCTTCAACTTTTATATTAACTTTAATCTTAGCTTCGGCAGAAACTTTCTCTAAAATTGTCTTTTTGATATCGTCTTCGGCACGTTTTTTAATATGCATGGCTGGAGTGTGTAAAACCAAATCAACCACTACCTCATCGCCAAAAGTAAGAACATTGGTAACTGCTCCACTTTCAACCATGTTTTTTCCTTCTCCTGCAATAGTAATTGTCTCTAAAGCCTTAAGAATTTCTTTTCTATCTAATTTCATTACTATATTTACTATTATTCAATTGCTATTTTCAGTTTAAAAAGCCAACGTTTATTTAAACTGATTTCAGATTGCAAAGATAATAGATTAAGTTCTTAATTTAAAGTATTTGAATTGTAATTATTAATACCGCTATCAGTTCTAACGATAAAGACTTATAATGTGATTTTTAGACTTTTAAAGCTTTAAAGTTCTTGCTGCGGATCCCAAAAGTATTTTTCGAAATCGACTATTTGATTATCGACTACTTGCAAGCCTTCATTCTCTAATAATTGCTGCATCAAATTGGTTCCATCGAAATGAAATTTACCCGTAAGCAAGCCTTTTCGATTGACTACTCTATGTGCAGGAACATCTTCCATTGTATGAGAAGCATTCATTGCCCAACCAACCATTCTTGAAGAACGAGCAGCTCCTAGATATTTAGCAATAGCCCCATAAGAAGTCACTCTTCCATAAGGAATTTGCCTAACT from Flavobacterium nitratireducens includes:
- a CDS encoding MGMT family protein — translated: MSNADNANFFERVYTVVRQIPYGRVTSYGAIAKYLGAARSSRMVGWAMNASHTMEDVPAHRVVNRKGLLTGKFHFDGTNLMQQLLENEGLQVVDNQIVDFEKYFWDPQQEL